From the Streptomyces sp. Tu 2975 genome, one window contains:
- a CDS encoding NAD-dependent epimerase/dehydratase family protein, protein MRLLILGGTEFAGRAVTEAALARGWDVTVFHRGRHPAPKGAAVLLGDRLDNLDALADGAWDAVVDTWSGAPSAIRRTARLLAGRVGRYVYISSCSVYVWPQPAGYDETAPLVDSSADAVDVPYAEAKRGGELAVLDAFGDERSLLVRSGLILGPWENIGRLPWWLGRIARGGDVLAPGPRETPLQYIDVRDLAEWTLDTAAAGRSGPYNLASEPGHTTMGELLDACVTVTGSTARLRWTDAETILAAGIEPWTDLPVWIPPSQEAYGALHGVGVGRATAAGLRCRPVADTVRDTWTWLTSLGGTAPHRADRPRVGLAPEVEQRLLADRP, encoded by the coding sequence ATGAGGCTTTTGATTCTGGGCGGTACGGAGTTCGCGGGGCGTGCGGTCACCGAGGCGGCGCTGGCCCGCGGATGGGACGTCACCGTCTTCCACCGCGGCAGGCATCCGGCGCCGAAGGGCGCGGCCGTGCTCCTCGGCGACCGGCTCGACAACCTCGACGCGCTCGCCGACGGCGCATGGGACGCCGTCGTCGACACCTGGTCGGGCGCGCCGTCGGCGATCCGCCGCACGGCCCGGCTGCTCGCGGGACGTGTGGGGCGCTACGTCTACATCTCCAGCTGCTCGGTGTACGTCTGGCCCCAGCCGGCCGGGTACGACGAGACGGCGCCGCTGGTGGACAGCTCCGCCGACGCCGTCGACGTGCCGTACGCCGAGGCCAAGCGGGGCGGCGAACTGGCGGTCCTCGACGCCTTCGGCGACGAACGCTCGCTGCTGGTGCGCTCCGGGCTGATCCTCGGGCCGTGGGAGAACATCGGCCGGCTCCCCTGGTGGCTCGGCCGCATCGCACGCGGCGGCGACGTGCTCGCGCCGGGGCCGCGGGAGACCCCGCTGCAGTACATCGACGTCCGCGACCTCGCCGAATGGACCCTCGACACGGCGGCCGCCGGACGCTCTGGTCCGTACAACCTGGCGAGCGAACCCGGCCACACGACGATGGGCGAACTCCTCGACGCCTGCGTCACGGTGACGGGTTCGACGGCACGGCTGCGGTGGACCGACGCGGAGACGATCCTCGCGGCGGGCATCGAACCGTGGACGGACCTGCCGGTCTGGATCCCGCCTTCGCAGGAGGCGTACGGGGCGCTGCACGGCGTGGGCGTGGGCCGCGCGACGGCGGCGGGCCTGCGGTGCCGGCCGGTCGCGGACACGGTCCGCGACACGTGGACGTGGCTCACGTCCCTGGGCGGCACGGCGCCGCACCGTGCGGACCGTCCGCGGGTGGGGCTGGCGCCGGAGGTCGAGCAACGCCTGCTCGCGGACCGACCGTAA
- a CDS encoding PepSY domain-containing protein, with protein sequence MSVDAPDQGAAPQAGTGRAESTSTWGALRPLVLRLHFYAGLLIAPLLLVAAVSGLLYSLSFQAEKFVYRDELTAPVTGPYLPLGAQLDAAREARPDATVTAVWPSHEEGATTRVLMDAPGVAEGRSLAVFVDPYTADIRGELPSYGSSGALPLRTWLDELHRDLHLGDLGRYYSELAASWLWVVALGGLLLWLGRRRRTKRALILPERGAKGRRRTLSWHGSVGLWAVIGLVLLSATGLTWSRYAGENIGALQDRLGGATPTVSAVIGEGGAAGGGDHEGHGAGGHGAEHQGADVGIDDAVAAAREAGVDGKVAVTLPADGTGYVVKETDTQYPVHLDSVAIDPADGRVIDELRFDDYPLLAKLTRFGIDGHMGVLFGLANQLVLAALMGALIMLIVLGYRMWWLRRPTKERALSAGRPAPRGAWRKLPVTVLLPLAAATAVAGWFVPMLGISLLVFLAVDIALGAAARNRARTGD encoded by the coding sequence ATGTCTGTTGACGCTCCCGACCAGGGCGCAGCACCGCAGGCCGGCACCGGCCGGGCCGAATCCACCTCCACCTGGGGCGCGCTGCGACCGCTCGTGCTCCGGCTCCACTTCTACGCGGGGTTGCTGATCGCCCCGCTGCTTCTCGTCGCCGCTGTCAGCGGCCTGCTGTACTCCCTGTCCTTCCAGGCGGAGAAGTTCGTCTACCGCGACGAGCTCACCGCTCCCGTGACGGGCCCGTACCTGCCGCTCGGCGCCCAGCTCGACGCGGCCCGCGAGGCCCGTCCCGACGCCACCGTCACCGCCGTGTGGCCCTCGCACGAGGAGGGGGCGACCACCCGGGTCCTGATGGACGCTCCCGGTGTCGCGGAGGGCAGATCCCTCGCTGTCTTCGTCGACCCGTACACCGCCGACATACGGGGCGAGCTCCCCTCGTACGGCAGCTCCGGCGCGCTCCCGCTGCGGACGTGGCTCGACGAACTCCACCGGGACCTGCATCTCGGTGACCTCGGCCGCTACTACAGCGAGCTCGCCGCGAGCTGGCTCTGGGTCGTCGCCCTCGGCGGGCTGCTGCTCTGGCTGGGTCGCCGGCGCCGTACGAAGCGGGCCCTGATCCTGCCCGAGCGGGGCGCGAAGGGCCGCCGCAGGACACTGTCCTGGCACGGCTCCGTCGGACTGTGGGCCGTGATCGGACTGGTCCTGCTGTCGGCCACCGGCCTCACGTGGTCCCGTTACGCGGGCGAGAACATCGGCGCACTGCAGGACCGGCTGGGCGGCGCCACACCCACCGTCTCGGCCGTGATCGGCGAGGGCGGGGCGGCCGGCGGGGGCGACCACGAGGGCCACGGCGCCGGCGGACACGGAGCAGAGCACCAGGGCGCGGACGTCGGCATCGACGACGCCGTGGCCGCCGCCCGCGAGGCCGGCGTCGACGGCAAGGTCGCCGTGACGCTGCCGGCCGACGGCACCGGCTATGTCGTCAAGGAGACCGACACCCAGTACCCGGTCCATCTCGACTCGGTGGCGATCGACCCGGCCGACGGGCGTGTCATCGACGAACTCCGCTTCGACGACTACCCGTTGCTCGCCAAACTGACCCGCTTCGGCATCGACGGCCACATGGGCGTGCTCTTCGGCCTGGCCAACCAGCTCGTGCTGGCCGCCCTGATGGGCGCCCTGATCATGCTCATCGTGTTGGGCTACCGCATGTGGTGGCTGCGCCGGCCCACGAAGGAACGCGCGCTGAGCGCGGGGCGGCCGGCACCGCGCGGCGCGTGGCGGAAGCTGCCGGTCACCGTGCTGCTGCCGCTCGCAGCGGCGACGGCCGTGGCCGGCTGGTTCGTGCCGATGCTCGGCATCAGCCTGCTGGTGTTCCTGGCCGTCGACATCGCGCTGGGCGCCGCCGCGCGGAACCGGGCGCGCACCGGCGACTAG
- the glnII gene encoding glutamine synthetase: MTFKAEYIWIDGTEPTAKLRSKTKILNDGAELPVWGFDGSSTNQAKGHASDRVLKPVFTCPDPIRGGDDVLVLCEVLNTDMTPHESNTRAALAEVYERFAAQEPIFGIEQEYTFFDGERPLGFPAGGFPAPQGGYYCGVGADEIFGRDVVEAHLENCLKAGLGISGINAEVMPGQWEFQVGPLAPLEVADQLWVARWLLYRTAEDFKVSATLDPKPVKGDWNGAGAHTNFSTKAMREGYEAIITACESLGEGSKPLDHVKNYGAGIDDRLTGLHETAPWNEYSYGVSDRGASVRIPWQVEQDGKGYIEDRRPNANVDPYVVTRLLVDTCCAALEKAGQV; the protein is encoded by the coding sequence GTGACCTTCAAGGCTGAGTACATCTGGATCGACGGCACCGAGCCGACCGCCAAGCTTCGCTCGAAGACGAAGATCCTCAACGATGGCGCTGAGCTGCCCGTCTGGGGCTTCGACGGGTCCAGCACCAACCAGGCCAAGGGCCACGCCTCCGACCGCGTGCTCAAGCCGGTCTTCACCTGCCCGGACCCGATCCGCGGCGGCGACGACGTCCTGGTGCTGTGCGAGGTCCTCAACACGGACATGACCCCGCACGAGTCCAACACCCGCGCCGCGCTCGCCGAGGTCTACGAGCGGTTCGCCGCTCAGGAGCCGATCTTCGGCATCGAGCAGGAGTACACCTTCTTCGACGGTGAGCGTCCCCTCGGCTTCCCGGCCGGCGGATTCCCTGCCCCGCAGGGCGGCTACTACTGCGGTGTCGGCGCCGACGAGATCTTCGGCCGTGACGTCGTCGAGGCGCACCTCGAGAACTGCCTCAAGGCGGGTCTCGGCATCTCCGGCATCAACGCCGAGGTCATGCCCGGCCAGTGGGAGTTCCAGGTCGGCCCGCTCGCCCCGCTCGAGGTCGCCGACCAGCTGTGGGTGGCCCGTTGGCTGCTCTACCGCACCGCCGAGGACTTCAAGGTCTCCGCGACGCTGGACCCCAAGCCGGTGAAGGGCGACTGGAACGGCGCGGGCGCGCACACCAACTTCTCGACCAAGGCGATGCGGGAGGGCTACGAGGCCATCATCACCGCGTGCGAGTCGCTCGGTGAGGGCTCCAAGCCCCTCGACCACGTCAAGAACTACGGCGCCGGCATCGACGACCGTCTCACCGGTCTGCACGAGACCGCCCCGTGGAACGAGTACAGCTACGGCGTCTCCGACCGTGGCGCCTCCGTCCGTATCCCGTGGCAGGTCGAGCAGGACGGCAAGGGCTACATCGAGGACCGCCGCCCGAACGCCAACGTCGACCCGTACGTGGTGACCCGCCTCCTGGTGGACACCTGCTGCGCGGCGCTGGAGAAGGCCGGCCAGGTCTGA
- a CDS encoding Gfo/Idh/MocA family oxidoreductase, which yields MTKQTQPMRIGLLGAGPWAGMTQAPALAGHPDVVFSGVWGRRPEAAAALADAHGTAAFTGDQGIEALLAVSDAVAFAVPPDVQAPLAARAAAAGRHLLLDKPVATNVAAAHAAARAAQDAGVASVVFCTLRFAADTAPWVAEQAAADGWFTAHAQWLGSLYSDGSDSPFAASPWRREKGGLWDVGPHALSALIPVLGDVTTLSGARGPADTVHLVLRHASGASSTVTLGLSAPGKAAGTSLVLLGERGRAELPEGWGDPVDSFRRAVDALLGSARTGQAHDCDIHFGVRLTEILAEAEELLAGTAP from the coding sequence ATGACGAAGCAGACACAGCCGATGCGTATCGGCCTCCTCGGTGCCGGGCCGTGGGCGGGGATGACGCAGGCACCGGCGCTGGCCGGGCATCCGGATGTCGTGTTCAGCGGCGTGTGGGGGAGGCGGCCGGAGGCGGCCGCGGCGCTGGCCGATGCCCACGGCACGGCGGCGTTCACCGGCGACCAGGGCATCGAGGCCCTGCTCGCGGTCAGCGACGCCGTCGCGTTCGCCGTGCCGCCGGACGTCCAGGCGCCGCTCGCCGCCAGGGCGGCCGCGGCGGGCCGCCACCTGCTGCTGGACAAGCCGGTCGCGACCAACGTGGCCGCGGCGCACGCGGCCGCCCGTGCCGCGCAGGACGCGGGGGTGGCGTCCGTGGTCTTCTGCACGCTGCGCTTCGCCGCCGACACGGCGCCCTGGGTGGCAGAACAGGCCGCCGCGGACGGGTGGTTCACGGCGCACGCCCAGTGGCTCGGTTCGCTGTACTCGGACGGCTCCGACAGCCCGTTCGCGGCCTCGCCCTGGCGGCGTGAGAAGGGCGGCCTGTGGGACGTCGGCCCGCACGCCCTCTCGGCGCTGATCCCCGTGCTCGGCGATGTGACAACGCTGTCGGGGGCCCGTGGCCCGGCCGACACCGTCCACCTGGTGCTGCGGCACGCCTCCGGGGCCTCCAGCACGGTGACCCTCGGCCTGAGCGCGCCGGGCAAGGCGGCCGGCACGAGCCTCGTCCTGCTGGGCGAGCGGGGCAGGGCGGAGCTTCCCGAGGGCTGGGGCGATCCGGTCGACTCGTTCCGCAGGGCGGTCGACGCGCTGCTCGGGTCCGCGCGGACCGGGCAGGCGCACGACTGCGACATCCACTTCGGCGTGCGGCTCACGGAGATCCTCGCGGAGGCGGAGGAACTGCTGGCCGGCACGGCGCCGTAG
- a CDS encoding arsenate reductase family protein has protein sequence MEIWINPACSKCRSAVDLLDAEGAEYTVRRYLEDVPTEDEIRAVLERLGLEPWDITRTGEAVAKELGIAVWPRDASSRDRWVAVLSEHPKLIQRPIITADDGSAVVGRSEEAVRDALGRG, from the coding sequence ATGGAGATCTGGATCAACCCCGCCTGTTCCAAGTGCCGCAGCGCCGTGGATCTGCTCGACGCGGAGGGCGCCGAGTACACCGTGCGCCGTTACCTCGAGGACGTGCCGACCGAGGACGAGATCCGCGCCGTCCTCGAGCGTCTGGGTCTGGAGCCCTGGGACATCACGCGTACGGGCGAGGCCGTCGCCAAAGAGCTGGGCATCGCCGTCTGGCCTCGGGACGCCTCCTCCCGCGACCGCTGGGTCGCGGTGCTCTCGGAGCACCCGAAGCTCATCCAGCGCCCGATCATCACGGCGGACGACGGGTCCGCGGTGGTGGGACGCTCCGAGGAAGCGGTGCGGGACGCGCTGGGGCGCGGCTGA
- a CDS encoding MOSC N-terminal beta barrel domain-containing protein — MGITVQSLTYYPVKGCAGTAVESARLGATGLEHDRTFMVVDAVDGTFRSQRRTPAMAAVRPVLLDGGRTLRLSAHGIGSVVVAVDPEGEPRPVSLFDQPVGHCPDQGEDAAEWFSEVLGAKSRLVRVPSGFDRDGWGETPGKVAFADAHAVLVVSQASLDGLNARIGAAGGDPVPMDRFRANIVLDGCAEPHDEDVMRRLEAGGVQLAHSVRAMRCSVPLVDQRTGLRAGPEPVRTLSTYRREPAYDNKVSFGAKAAVVREGTLAVGDPVRVERYGNGAPDPRRPASS, encoded by the coding sequence ATGGGGATCACTGTGCAGTCGCTGACCTACTACCCGGTCAAGGGCTGTGCCGGCACGGCCGTGGAGTCGGCCCGGCTCGGCGCCACGGGGCTGGAGCACGACCGGACGTTCATGGTCGTCGACGCCGTCGACGGGACCTTCCGGAGTCAGCGCAGGACGCCGGCCATGGCCGCGGTCCGGCCGGTGCTCCTCGACGGCGGACGGACGTTGCGGCTGAGCGCGCACGGGATCGGGAGCGTGGTCGTGGCGGTCGACCCCGAGGGGGAGCCGCGGCCGGTGAGCCTGTTCGACCAGCCGGTCGGGCACTGCCCGGACCAGGGCGAGGACGCCGCCGAGTGGTTCTCCGAGGTGCTCGGCGCCAAATCGCGGCTGGTGCGGGTGCCCAGCGGGTTCGACCGGGACGGATGGGGCGAGACGCCCGGGAAGGTCGCCTTCGCGGACGCCCACGCCGTGCTCGTCGTGTCGCAGGCGTCGCTGGACGGGCTGAACGCGCGGATCGGGGCCGCCGGCGGGGACCCGGTGCCGATGGACCGCTTCCGCGCCAACATCGTGCTGGACGGGTGCGCGGAGCCCCACGACGAGGACGTCATGCGGCGCCTGGAGGCAGGCGGCGTCCAACTCGCCCACTCCGTAAGGGCGATGCGCTGCTCCGTACCGCTGGTGGACCAGCGCACGGGACTGCGGGCCGGCCCCGAACCGGTGCGCACGCTCTCCACGTACCGACGGGAGCCCGCCTACGACAACAAGGTGAGCTTCGGCGCGAAGGCGGCTGTGGTGCGCGAGGGCACGCTGGCGGTCGGGGACCCGGTGCGGGTGGAACGGTACGGGAACGGGGCGCCGGATCCCCGGCGCCCCGCCTCCTCGTGA
- a CDS encoding GNAT family protein produces the protein MTAEAPSPVTLTGRHVRLEPLTEGHLSDLFAAGGMDEEVWRWQGGPAPQSEAELGDTLRELLTAAEQGRYVPFAVIHLGSGRAVGWTTFSDVDVRDERLEIGWTWYGRAYWRTAVNTETKLLLLGHAFEELGMGRVQLKTDHMNRRSQDAIARLGARREGVLRRHRRRPDGTWRDSVYFSLLADEWPAAKERLEVRL, from the coding sequence ATGACCGCCGAGGCTCCCTCCCCCGTCACGCTCACCGGCCGCCACGTGCGCCTCGAACCGCTCACGGAGGGCCATCTCTCCGATCTCTTCGCCGCGGGCGGGATGGACGAGGAGGTCTGGCGCTGGCAGGGCGGGCCGGCCCCGCAGAGCGAGGCGGAGCTCGGTGACACACTCCGCGAGCTGCTGACCGCGGCGGAGCAGGGCAGGTACGTACCGTTCGCGGTCATCCACCTCGGTTCCGGACGGGCCGTCGGCTGGACCACGTTCTCGGACGTCGACGTGCGGGACGAGCGCCTGGAGATCGGGTGGACCTGGTACGGGCGGGCATACTGGCGGACCGCCGTGAACACCGAGACGAAGCTGCTGCTGCTGGGCCATGCCTTCGAGGAACTCGGCATGGGCCGCGTCCAGTTGAAGACCGACCACATGAACCGGCGCTCGCAGGACGCCATCGCGCGCCTCGGGGCGCGGCGGGAGGGTGTACTGCGGCGGCATCGGCGGCGGCCGGACGGGACGTGGCGCGACAGCGTGTACTTCTCCCTGCTGGCCGACGAGTGGCCGGCCGCTAAGGAGCGGCTGGAGGTCCGGCTGTGA
- the glnA gene encoding type I glutamate--ammonia ligase, with the protein MFQNADDVKKFIADEDVKFIDVRFCDLPGVMQHFTIPAAAFDPTEELAFDGSSIRGFQAIHESDMALRADLSTARVDPFRRDKTVNINFFIHDPITGEQYSRDPRNVAKKAEAYLASTGIADTAYFGPEAEFYVFDNVRFQTSANESFYHIDSEAGAWNTGAIENNRGYKVRYKGGYFPAPPVDHFADLRAEISLELDKNGLQVERQHHEVGTAGQAEINYKFNTLLAAADDLMLFKYIVKNVAWRNGKTATFMPKPIFGDNGSGMHVHQSLWQGGSPLFYDEQGYAGLSDTARYYIGGILKHAPSLLAFTNPTVNSYHRLVPGFEAPVNLVYSQRNRSAAMRIPITGSNPKAKRVEFRAPDPSSNPYLAFSALLLAGLDGVKNKIEPAEPIDKDLYELAPEEHAGVPQVPTSLPAVLDALEADNEYLLAGGVFTSDLIETWIDYKRTNEIAPIQLRPHPHEFELYFDL; encoded by the coding sequence ATGTTCCAGAACGCCGATGACGTCAAGAAGTTCATCGCGGACGAGGACGTCAAGTTCATCGATGTCCGGTTCTGCGACCTGCCTGGCGTGATGCAGCACTTCACGATCCCGGCAGCGGCGTTCGACCCGACCGAGGAGCTCGCCTTCGACGGCTCGTCGATCCGCGGCTTCCAGGCGATCCACGAGTCCGACATGGCGCTGCGGGCCGACCTGTCGACCGCCCGTGTCGACCCCTTCCGCCGCGACAAGACGGTCAACATCAACTTCTTCATCCACGACCCGATCACCGGCGAGCAGTACAGCCGTGACCCGCGGAACGTGGCCAAGAAGGCCGAGGCCTACCTCGCCTCCACCGGCATCGCCGACACCGCGTACTTCGGCCCCGAGGCCGAGTTCTACGTGTTCGACAACGTGCGCTTCCAGACCTCGGCGAACGAGTCCTTCTACCACATCGACTCCGAGGCGGGCGCCTGGAACACCGGCGCCATCGAGAACAACCGCGGCTACAAGGTCCGCTACAAGGGCGGCTACTTCCCGGCCCCGCCGGTCGACCATTTCGCCGACCTGCGCGCGGAGATCTCCCTGGAGCTGGACAAGAACGGCCTCCAGGTCGAGCGCCAGCACCACGAGGTCGGCACCGCCGGCCAGGCGGAGATCAACTACAAGTTCAACACGCTGCTCGCCGCGGCCGACGACCTGATGCTCTTCAAGTACATCGTGAAGAACGTCGCCTGGCGCAACGGCAAGACCGCGACCTTCATGCCCAAGCCGATCTTCGGTGACAACGGCTCCGGCATGCACGTCCACCAGTCGCTGTGGCAGGGCGGCTCCCCGCTCTTCTACGACGAGCAGGGCTACGCGGGCCTCTCGGACACCGCCCGGTACTACATCGGCGGCATCCTCAAGCACGCGCCGTCGCTGCTGGCCTTCACCAACCCGACGGTGAACTCCTACCACCGCCTGGTCCCCGGCTTCGAGGCCCCGGTCAACCTGGTCTACTCGCAGCGCAACCGCTCCGCCGCGATGCGTATCCCGATCACGGGCTCGAACCCGAAGGCCAAGCGCGTCGAGTTCCGCGCCCCGGACCCGTCGTCCAACCCGTACCTGGCCTTCTCCGCGCTGCTGCTCGCGGGCCTCGACGGCGTCAAGAACAAGATCGAGCCGGCCGAGCCGATCGACAAGGACCTGTACGAGCTGGCCCCCGAGGAGCACGCGGGCGTCCCGCAGGTCCCGACCTCCCTCCCGGCGGTGCTGGACGCGCTCGAGGCGGACAACGAGTACCTGCTCGCCGGCGGTGTCTTCACGTCCGACCTGATCGAGACGTGGATCGACTACAAGCGCACGAACGAGATCGCGCCGATCCAGCTGCGTCCGCACCCGCACGAGTTCGAGCTCTACTTCGACCTCTAA
- a CDS encoding RDD family protein, producing MDNRQAIGSWLSGPRAAAEDMGVDFGYRGQRLGLPEHGPGSVAPLGRRFGALFIDWGLCFLIAYGLFAGGDQQAAGNWALGILLLLGILTVGTVGFTPGKRFLGLRVVSENGGRLAFGWAVVRTVLLCLAIPALVWDRDGRGLHDRLARAVQVRI from the coding sequence GTGGACAACAGGCAAGCAATCGGATCGTGGCTTTCCGGGCCCCGCGCGGCCGCGGAGGACATGGGTGTCGACTTCGGGTACCGGGGTCAGCGGCTGGGTCTGCCGGAGCACGGCCCGGGCTCCGTCGCCCCCCTCGGGCGCCGCTTCGGGGCGCTCTTCATCGACTGGGGACTGTGTTTCCTGATCGCATACGGACTGTTCGCGGGCGGTGACCAGCAGGCGGCCGGGAACTGGGCCCTCGGCATCCTTCTCCTCCTCGGCATCCTGACGGTGGGCACCGTCGGATTCACGCCCGGTAAGCGTTTCCTCGGACTGCGGGTCGTCTCGGAGAACGGCGGACGTCTCGCCTTCGGGTGGGCCGTCGTCCGGACGGTGCTGCTCTGTCTCGCGATCCCCGCGCTCGTCTGGGACCGCGACGGCCGTGGCCTGCACGACCGGCTCGCCCGCGCGGTGCAGGTGCGGATCTGA
- a CDS encoding DUF4191 domain-containing protein: MARKANSDSADAAANPGRLKQIALTYKMTRKADPKVGLVVAGVGIVTFGVFLGIGFLIGHPVYLGILGFVLAFLAMAIIFGRRAERAAFGQMEGQPGAAAAVLQNVGRGWTTTPAVAMNRNQDVVHRAVGKAGIVLVAEGNPNRLKALLAAEKKKMNRIVVDVPVHDILVGNGEGQVPLKKVRTTMLKLPRVLTGPQVTAANDRLRAMGDLMSNMPLPKGPMPKGMRMPRGGKMR; the protein is encoded by the coding sequence ATGGCGAGGAAGGCAAATTCAGACAGCGCTGACGCTGCTGCGAACCCGGGGCGACTGAAGCAGATCGCCCTGACGTACAAGATGACCCGGAAGGCCGACCCGAAGGTCGGTCTTGTCGTCGCGGGTGTGGGAATCGTCACCTTCGGTGTCTTCCTCGGGATCGGCTTCCTGATCGGTCACCCGGTCTATCTGGGGATCCTCGGCTTCGTGCTGGCTTTCCTGGCGATGGCGATCATCTTCGGACGGCGTGCCGAGCGGGCGGCCTTCGGACAGATGGAGGGCCAGCCGGGAGCGGCGGCCGCGGTCCTGCAGAACGTGGGACGCGGCTGGACCACCACCCCGGCCGTGGCGATGAACCGCAACCAGGACGTGGTGCACCGCGCCGTCGGCAAGGCCGGCATCGTGCTGGTGGCCGAGGGCAACCCGAACCGGCTGAAGGCACTGCTCGCGGCCGAGAAGAAGAAGATGAACCGCATCGTCGTGGACGTCCCCGTGCACGACATCCTCGTCGGCAACGGCGAGGGTCAGGTGCCGCTGAAGAAGGTGCGCACCACGATGCTCAAGCTCCCGCGGGTGCTCACCGGCCCGCAGGTGACGGCGGCCAACGACCGGCTGCGGGCGATGGGCGACCTGATGAGCAACATGCCGCTGCCGAAGGGCCCGATGCCCAAGGGCATGCGGATGCCGCGCGGCGGAAAGATGCGCTGA
- the lipA gene encoding lipoyl synthase, which yields MSAVAPDGRKMLRLEVRNSQTPIERKPEWIKTRAKMGPEYNQLQKLVKSEGLHTVCQEAGCPNIFECWEDREATFLIGGDQCTRRCDFCQIDTGKPQALDRDEPRRVGESVVTMDLNYATITGVARDDLEDGGAWLYAETVRQIHALTAEREGGHTKVELLIPDFNAVPEQLAEVFSSRPEVLAHNVETVPRIFKRIRPGFRYERSLEVITRAREAGLVTKSNLILGMGETREEVSEALQHLHDAGCELITITQYLRPSVRHHPVERWVKPHEFVELKEEADEIGFSGVMSGPLVRSSYRAGRLFQQAMEARGSAAGVEAGTGAQAV from the coding sequence GTGTCCGCAGTCGCACCCGACGGACGCAAGATGCTGCGCCTGGAGGTCCGCAACAGCCAGACCCCCATCGAGCGCAAGCCCGAGTGGATCAAGACCCGGGCGAAGATGGGCCCCGAGTACAACCAGCTGCAGAAACTGGTCAAGAGCGAGGGACTGCACACGGTCTGCCAGGAGGCGGGCTGTCCCAACATCTTCGAGTGCTGGGAGGACCGCGAGGCGACCTTCCTCATCGGCGGTGACCAGTGCACCCGACGCTGCGACTTCTGCCAGATCGACACCGGCAAGCCGCAGGCCCTCGACCGTGACGAGCCGCGCCGTGTGGGCGAGTCCGTCGTCACGATGGACCTGAACTACGCCACCATCACCGGCGTCGCCCGCGACGACCTCGAGGACGGCGGCGCCTGGCTGTACGCGGAGACCGTGCGCCAGATCCACGCGCTGACCGCGGAGCGCGAAGGCGGCCACACCAAGGTCGAGCTGCTGATCCCCGACTTCAACGCGGTGCCCGAGCAGCTGGCCGAGGTCTTCTCCTCGCGTCCCGAGGTGCTCGCGCACAACGTCGAGACCGTGCCGCGCATCTTCAAGCGGATCCGCCCGGGCTTCCGCTACGAGCGCTCGCTCGAGGTCATCACGCGTGCCCGTGAAGCGGGCCTGGTGACCAAGTCGAACCTGATCCTCGGCATGGGCGAGACCCGCGAGGAGGTCAGCGAGGCGCTCCAGCACCTGCACGACGCGGGCTGCGAGCTGATCACGATCACCCAGTACCTGCGCCCGTCGGTGCGCCACCACCCCGTGGAGCGCTGGGTGAAGCCGCACGAGTTCGTGGAGCTCAAGGAAGAGGCCGACGAGATCGGCTTCTCCGGTGTGATGTCGGGTCCGCTGGTTCGTTCCTCGTACCGGGCCGGCCGGCTGTTCCAGCAGGCGATGGAGGCCCGTGGCTCCGCTGCCGGCGTCGAGGCCGGCACGGGCGCCCAGGCTGTGTGA
- the lipB gene encoding lipoyl(octanoyl) transferase LipB: MSDLRFVRLGFGDEAVEYQEAWQKQREVHAARFADEIPDTCLLLEHPPVYTAGRRTEDSERPLDGTPVVDVDRGGKITWHGPGQLVGYPILKLPRPVDVIAHVRRLEDALIRTCAEFGVETSRLEGRSGVWVLGDPVEQRPAAGGLSLDFDPRLTDEEFDPRLNGPEYAPSNAGQRREDRKLAAIGIRIAKGVSMHGFALNVNPDNTWFDKIVPCGIRDAGVASLANELGRDITIAEVLPVLERHLREVLENAEPRPREIVRDAVPTTAPEAEKTPV; the protein is encoded by the coding sequence GTGAGTGACCTGCGGTTCGTCCGACTGGGGTTCGGCGACGAAGCCGTCGAGTACCAGGAGGCATGGCAGAAGCAGCGCGAAGTCCACGCCGCCCGCTTCGCCGACGAGATCCCCGACACATGCCTGCTGCTGGAGCACCCGCCCGTCTACACGGCCGGCCGGCGCACCGAGGACAGTGAGCGGCCCCTGGACGGGACGCCCGTCGTCGACGTGGACCGTGGCGGGAAGATCACCTGGCACGGCCCCGGCCAGCTGGTGGGCTACCCGATCCTGAAGCTGCCCCGCCCCGTGGACGTCATCGCGCACGTACGCCGTCTCGAGGACGCGCTGATCCGCACCTGCGCCGAGTTCGGCGTGGAGACCAGCCGGCTCGAGGGCCGCAGCGGTGTCTGGGTGCTCGGCGACCCCGTGGAGCAGCGCCCGGCCGCCGGCGGCCTCTCTCTGGACTTCGACCCCCGGCTGACGGACGAGGAGTTCGACCCGCGGCTCAACGGCCCCGAGTACGCCCCCTCCAACGCCGGCCAGCGCCGCGAGGACCGCAAGCTCGCGGCGATCGGCATCCGTATCGCCAAGGGTGTGTCGATGCACGGCTTCGCCCTGAACGTGAACCCGGACAACACCTGGTTCGACAAGATCGTGCCGTGCGGCATCCGGGACGCGGGAGTCGCCTCGCTCGCGAACGAGCTGGGCCGCGACATCACCATCGCCGAGGTGCTGCCCGTGCTGGAGCGGCACCTGCGGGAGGTGCTGGAGAACGCGGAGCCGCGCCCCCGGGAGATCGTGCGTGACGCGGTGCCCACCACGGCACCCGAGGCGGAGAAGACGCCCGTCTGA